The following coding sequences lie in one Metopolophium dirhodum isolate CAU chromosome 5, ASM1992520v1, whole genome shotgun sequence genomic window:
- the LOC132945201 gene encoding skin secretory protein xP2-like: MKIHVLIGLACLAAMATCSEDTSAEQTQKVQQDQQPEEDHQSIKRDAVEDYGAEESYAPSAIAGGEAYAHAAPAEAYAPAAHGAEAYAPVAHAAEAYAPSAAEGYAPSAAEAYGPSAYAAAPAAYASPAAYAAPTAYAAAAAPVGIATAPAAYGYGHPSVSGYGPAYAPSYGPEHVISQHVEINRAIPVPVYRTIAVGVPQPVAVRVPYPVPVIKTVAYPVEKPVPYPVDKPYAVHIEKKVPVPVDRPYPVPVYKIKHIYHEPKWAKWLRDW; this comes from the exons ATGAAAATACAC GTGTTGATCGGTCTGGCGTGTTTGGCGGCCATGGCCACGTGCTCGGAAGACACGTCGGCCGAACAGACGCAAAAGGTGCAACAGGACCAACAGCCGGAAGAGGACCATCAATCCATCAAACGCGACGCAGTCGAAGATTACGGCGCGGAAGAGTCATACGCTCCGTCAGCCATCGCCGGCGGTGAAGCATACGCACACGCCGCCCCTGCCGAAGCATACGCACCAGCCGCTCATGGCGCTGAAGCATATGCCCCGGTCGCCCACGCCGCCGAAGCATACGCACCGTCCGCCGCTGAAGGTTACGCACCATCCGCCGCCGAAGCGTACGGCCCATCTGCATACGCCGCCGCTCCAGCCGCTTATGCGTCTCCTGCCGCATACGCCGCCCCCACAGCttacgccgccgccgctgccccGGTCGGTATCGCCACCGCGCCTGCCGCCTACGGATACGGACACCCCTCAGTTTCCGG ATACGGACCGGCTTACGCCCCATCATACGGACCCGAACACGTGATATCGCAACATGTTGAGATCAACCGCGCCATACCCGTGCCAGTGTACAGGACGATCGCAGTGGGCGTACCGCAACCTGTTGCCGTGCGCGTGCCGTACCCGGTGCCGGTCATCAAGACAGTAGCTTACCCGGTCGAAAAACCCGTGCCATACCCGGTTGACAAGCCGTATGCAGTGCACATCGAGAAGAAAGTACCAGTGCCCGTCGACAGACCATACCCCGTGCCAGTGTACAAGATCAAGCACATCTACCACGAGCCCAAGTGGGCTAAATGGCTCAGGGACTGGTAA
- the LOC132944712 gene encoding myb-like protein AA, producing MDNLNSMVILCLVQFTLSEDRISVDTVGTITATAGYSITDNISPSIKSLTSSIEFSGDHDSSKDTSSSSEGYTSLTPGHRNSQSLLLRSRQARGKSPSQPWSTEEKDIGIPSFSLTDHRVNEQLYSVKPQTFDNQSPQLSDIKSNESVEKSAVVPSITYGKKMHKNDGHDDRPVFNDWSEEVHMSFDNNKPIRSRRKNKHQLDSEQEKRKTQNKKLTGDNNDNKNGWHELSPNMEIATGIITSVQENDSSQESSGSSELFKAHHHPDLYNADSISSVEDAGHQAEPQNFNHKQVLSKMNHFDFSNAVSQANKTPVPREKRLNYLQPGGGGIPAARYPYSGGGPLQQSQVQAVGPSAQPHSAAAANTVAGAKSVKIEQPSATPNYHSIVVPIPISHQMYAAIGGDPSSPVHGHQLASSTVQQAMMSLPVVHNVFFKTDENGGGKTMPAIVIPLKPEYLHQLQQQHYAHMQQQQSAVDDSLNAAGHQRPVHQGAGKTLQFQQLHQQQLQQLQQQQQQPSASPSSLTPSPYAQKPKTAKVKKPFGLMKDNDLQHRVKQPFGLQHQFYNNPLVGGGGGVGHVQLHHAGHQQHNGGIGGGHQHPQHDAADDSRYAQTATAPAPVPIHAYSGTGHPIVVKRPHAYGYVSPASPASTKYAQAVNKSPPLHHHNHNNHHHHHQQQQQQPSTEELATAIAQQQLIQQQQQQQQQPYKATTYHPGFAYLNGPDDDYPYKPIYKDMNKRNDVLVVRTADGRK from the exons ATGGACAATTTAAATAGCATG gtaattttgtGCCTGGTTCAATTTACACTGAGCGAAGACAGAATATCCGTGGACACAGTAGGTACAATAACGGCGACTGCGGGTTACTCCATAACAGATAATATCTCTCCGTCCATTAAAAGTCTGACTTCGAGCATAGAATTTTCTGGTGACCACGATTCTTCTAAAGACACGTCTTCATCAAGTGAAGGTTATACGTCATTAACGCCTGGTCACCGAAACTCTCAAAGCTTGTTGTTGCGATCCAGACAAGCTAGGGGGAAATCGCCTAGCCAGCCATGGAGCACTGAAGAAAAAGACATTGGTATCCCATCTTTTTCATTGACTGATCACCGAGTGAATGAACAATTATATAGTGTTAAACCTCAAACGTTTGACAATCAATCACCACAGTTATCCGACATAAAGAGTAATGAAAGTGTAGAGAAGTCTGCAGTAGTGCCATCAATTACATATGGAAAAAAGATGCACAAAAACGACGGTCACGACGATCGACCGGTTTTCAATGATTGGTCCGAAGAAGTACACATGTCATTTGACAACAATAAACCAATTAGATCACGTCGGAAGAATAAACACCAACTGGACAGTGAACAGGAAAAAAGAAAAACGCAGAACAAAAAATTAACAGGAGACAATAATGACAATAAGAATGGCTGGCATGAATTAAGTCCCAATATGGAAATCGCCACTGGCATTATTACATCTGTACAAGAGAATGATTCTTCACAAGAATCATCTGGTAGTTCGG AATTGTTTAAGGCCCATCATCATCCGGACCTATACAATGCGGACAGTATTTCCAGCGTGGAGGACGCGGGGCACCAGGCTGAACCACAGAACTTCAACCACAAGCAGGTGCTGTCAAAAATGAATCATTTCGACTTCAGCAACGCCGTGTCGCAGGCCAACAAGACGCCTGTGCCCAGGGAGAAGCGGTTGAACTACTTGCAGCCAGGTGGAGGTGGTATCCCGGCAGCCAGATATCCATATAGCGGCGGTGGGCCTTTGCAACAGTCTCAGGTGCAGGCTGTCGGACCCTCTGCGCAGCCACACTCCGCCGCAGCCGCAAACACCGTGGCCGGCGCTAAGTCCGTGAAAATCGAACAACCGTCGGCGACGCCTAACTACCACAGCATAGTGGTGCCCATACCGATCTCGCACCAGATGTACGCGGCCATCGGTGGTGACCCATCTTCCCCTGTGCACGGCCACCAGTTGGCCAGTAGTACTGTACAGCAGGCGATGATGTCGTTGCCGGTCGTGCACAACGTGTTCTTCAAGACGGACGAGAACGGCGGTGGCAAGACTATGCCGGCCATCGTGATACCGCTAAAACCGGAATACCTTCATCAATTGCAGCAACAGCACTACGCGCACATGCAACAGCAACAGTCGGCAGTGGACGACTCGCTGAACGCTGCCGGACACCAGCGTCCGGTGCACCAAGGGGCCGGCAAAACGTTGCAGTTCCAACAACTTCATCAGCAGCAGCTGCAGCAActgcagcagcaacagcaacagccgTCGGCTTCCCCATCGTCGTTAACGCCTTCGCCGTACGCGCAAAAACCAAAAACGGCCAAAGTCAAAAAACCGTTCGGTCTGATGAAGGACAACGACCTGCAACACCGCGTCAAGCAGCCGTTTGGCCTGCAACACCAGTTTTACAACAACCCGTTGGTTGGTGGAGGGGGAGGCGTCGGGCACGTACAGCTGCACCACGCCGGCCACCAGCAGCATAACGGTGGCATCGGCGGTGGCCACCAACATCCACAACACGATGCGGCCGATGACTCTCGATACGCACAGACGGCCACCGCGCCAGCACCGGTACCCATCCACGCGTATTCAGGTACTGGCCATCCGATCGTCGTCAAGCGGCCACACGCTTACGGTTACGTATCACCCGCGTCCCCGGCATCGACCAAGTACGCGCAGGCCGTAAACAAATCACCACCACTGCACCATCATAACCACAACAATCATCACCACCACCatcaacagcaacagcagcagccgTCCACCGAGGAATTAGCCACCGCTATCGCGCAACAGCAACTGAtacagcagcaacagcagcagcagcagcagccgtACAAGGCGACCACGTACCATCCGGGTTTCGCGTACCTTAACGGCCCGGATGATGATTACCCGTACAAGCCCATTTACAAGGACATGAACAAACGCAACGACGTGCTGGTCGTCCGGACCGCTGATGGTCGAAAGTGA